CATttagaaaaatgctcatcatcactggtcatcagagagatgcaaatcaaaaccacattgagataccatctcactccagttagaatggcgatcattaaaaaatctggagacaacagatgctggagaggatgtggagaaataggaacacttttacactgttggtgggagtgtaaattagttcaaccatttggaagacagtgtggcgattcctcaaggccttagaaatagaaattccatttgacccagcaatgtcattactgggtatatatccaaaggactataaatcgttctactataaggacacatgtacacgaatattcattgcagcactgtttacaatagcaaagacctggaaccaacccaaatgcccatcgatgatagactggattgggaaaatgtggcacatatgcaccatggaatattatgcagcaattagaaatgatgagtttgtgttatttgtagggacatggatgaatctggagaacatcattctcagcaaactgacacaagaacagaaaatgaaataccgcatattctcactcataggcaggtgatgaaaaatgagaacacatggacacagggaggggagtactaaacactggggtctattggggggaaaaggggagggctagcgggagggggaggtggggagggatagcctggggagaaatgccaaatgtgggtgaaggggagaaaggaagcaaaacacactgccatgtgtgtacctatgcaactgtcttgcatgttctgcacatgtaccccaaaacctaaaatgcaatttaaaaaaaaagaaaattccaaataaCAGTTAACTCATGTTATTTGTTTGCCATTATTTAAAGATTTGCAAAGCAGGGATATACAGAATTATGTTTCTTTCACACTTGCAATTCCAGTAAGTACCAGCAGCAGGTGGTAGTGATAATTTGCATACATTAAATCTAACATTGACCCTACCAGGCTTATTTATAATAGTAACAAAACCTATTTGTGTACAAAAACATGCTTATTACATTGACAGTATATTACTAAATGCAGACTTCTTATTTTTACAtacaaatatttcaagaaaaaagtaACCAAAATGCAAAGCAATATAACACTTTAAAATGAAAGCATGGACTTTCTATAAATTTAACCATTATAAGCTGTGTCTGTTAATTCTAACTTTAACTTCTTGGGAATTAAGTAACGATAGTGTCCATACAAAACAAAGTGTACTGCTCTGCAACTCATTACATAATACTTTCTGATTTGCAGAATACTCCCACCTCTCTACTCAATTCTGcattataagaaagaaatatcATGATTGTATTGCTTTGATGATGAACTAAAAGCGATTGGTAAAGACTGCTACACTTACAGCATTTTTATGGACAtcaacatttataataaaaatatatctagagTTTTCTTTAATAGAAGAGATTACAAACTGGTTTAAATGTTAAGTAGGAGTGGCTTGGGAAAGTATGTCAAAAATTATTGCTTTTCTGTATGGAGTTCCTAAGAATTATAGAATCTCACTAGTTTATCACACTTTAGAAGCATCTCAAGGAATGACTCAATTTCTAACTGTGTGTAATTGTCATTATCTCCTAGTTCTGCTTTAATCTATGTTTCTTCCTCTCATTCCTTGGTCCTTTTTTCTAATAAATTGATTATGGATATTGAATGTTCTAACTGGAACTGTCCCTCTTGAAATTTTTATAGTCTTTGTTTCTGGAATAAATTATTCTCattaatttgcttttctgaaatttcaaatgtatttcaaACACATTCATCTTCATGAGAATAGTTTCAACATTCACTGACCTTGAGCCCTCACAAAGTCTCGGCAATTACAATTTGATAAGAACTCTCTAGAAAGAAGAGCCTAACACAGCATTGTGACTAATGTTCTGTGTCACAAAAACTGTGACACTTAATGCCTTAAAGGTAAAACCTAGAAGTTAAGTAGAACTAAAAGAtaagatgaaaaataatgagaaggCATTgccttattaaaatatataaacctatttttcagtttcttcatggcTGTCTTTACTTCTTGATTCCTCAGAGTATAGATTACTGGGTTCAAAATGGGTGTAAAGATGGTATAAAACACAGACAGAATCTTGTCTATGAGAAGGCTGCTTAGTGGCCACATGTAGATGAAGATGCATGGCCCAAAGAATAAGAAGACAACAATGAAATGAGCTGTACAAGTAGAAAGGGCCTTAGACGATCCTCTGGAAGAATGATGCTTCAAAGTAACCAGGACAGTAACATATgaatcaaataaaacaataaagcagGACAAAGCAATTATGCCACTTGTTGAGATCATAAAGAAGCCCAGAACATAATTATCTACACAAGCCAGCTGGAACACCACCGGAAGGTCACAAAAAAAGCTGTCTACTTCATTGGGACCACAGAATGGTAACATGAGAGCAAATATGACCTGACTCATTGAATGCATGATTCCCACAATCCAGGAAGCTGCCACGAGAGCAACACACACCTGGGGACTAATGATTGAAGCATAGTGCAGGGGCTTGCATATTGCAATATACCTATCAAAGGACATGGCCATGAGTAAGATGATCTCAGTGCCAGTGAAAAGGTGGAGAAAGAATATCTGGGTAAGGCAGTCACTGAAAGAGATAATTTTGTGGCCTGTTAGGTAATCTGTAATCATCTTCGGGGTGGCAAAAGAAGCAAGAGACATATCAATGATTGAAAGATTGGCAAGCAGGAAATACATAGGAGAGTGTAGGTGAGGGTCTACTATAACTGTGATGACTATGAGGCTGTTACCCACCATTGTTGCCAcgtaaaacaatgaaaataccaTAAAGTAAAACATCTGTAGTTCCCAGGAATTAGAGAGCCCCAGTAAAACAAATTCAGACATGATAGACTTATTGGCCACAGCCATTGTCTTGATTTATAGGTAGGAGcctgtacaaaagaaaaaaaaaagaggaaagtcagatccaatgaaagaaaaagattcaTCTAATAATCtactttcagaaattttattttctctataaaatttATCTTAACCATTATTTCCATTCTTCTCATTTGGTATATTGGATTGAAAGGAAATTATGGAATATTAGAGCTTATGGCAAAATACTCCTTAAATCACAGGTGTTGAAAAGAACACGTTCCTTTCTGGTACTAAATGGCAATCCAACCAAGATAATATCATTCTGAACagacctacctacctacctacttgtccatctattcatccatgtAATCCTAAAGGTAACAGTAAGCACTTACTTTATGATGACAATGTGTAAAACACACCTACACATATATGTTTAGTCATTTGGAATTTGTCGGTAAAGATATTCcgacaaaaatatataaaaattatatcactTGTAAGGGCTCTTAGGCAACATTATAGTGAAGTTTCAATGGACAGTTGTAGagcttttttaaatttccagagATGAACTGTTAAAGTATTCCCAGATAAAGTGTTCTgtttgaaactaaaaataaatacatagaaaattagTTTTGTTGATATTCATCCAGAGAAAGAAGactgatttattaaaatatagtcaTATAGACAAAGGAATGTCATTTAACATCTTTTGGtcctttcttttaattaaaatatgaacaTGTTCCTTACAAATATCTATCattctataatttaaaagttCATATTCTAAAGGATATATAAGAACATTTTCATGGGAAAGTGCTCAAAGATCAATCTCTTTCATTTTGCCTTTGTTTGAATTCTTCTTCTGTAAATGTCAATATATGTAAACTGTTGTATTGACCTCAGCTTCATGGAATAGGGATTAGGAAATGGGAGTGTGAAGggcaaaaacttaaaatatttcagtagaaCTCATTTGTAAAACACTTTTACTTACCAAATCTATTGAAGAACCAGGGCTTTAAATTACTCAGTGTTAAGCAGGCTCGGACAGAGCAGAgaaggcaattttaaaaataaataaatgacctaGTTGAATCATTAGTTATATAACAGCTGTGGATAAAATGGATGTTGTAAGGACTTGGGAATTGAACAAGACATCATCTTGCAATGGGATTTATTAAACAAAATGGCATTATTGTGCTCacaaaagaaagatatttcaaGAATCTTATGGGAattgatgatgatttttttcatCTGGACCTAAGAGACTCAGAGACTAGAAGCTGGGAT
Above is a window of Callithrix jacchus isolate 240 chromosome 8, calJac240_pri, whole genome shotgun sequence DNA encoding:
- the OR4K2 gene encoding olfactory receptor 4K2, translating into MAVANKSIMSEFVLLGLSNSWELQMFYFMVFSLFYVATMVGNSLIVITVIVDPHLHSPMYFLLANLSIIDMSLASFATPKMITDYLTGHKIISFSDCLTQIFFLHLFTGTEIILLMAMSFDRYIAICKPLHYASIISPQVCVALVAASWIVGIMHSMSQVIFALMLPFCGPNEVDSFFCDLPVVFQLACVDNYVLGFFMISTSGIIALSCFIVLFDSYVTVLVTLKHHSSRGSSKALSTCTAHFIVVFLFFGPCIFIYMWPLSSLLIDKILSVFYTIFTPILNPVIYTLRNQEVKTAMKKLKNRFIYFNKAMPSHYFSSYLLVLLNF